A window of Solea solea chromosome 18, fSolSol10.1, whole genome shotgun sequence contains these coding sequences:
- the g2e3 gene encoding G2/M phase-specific E3 ubiquitin-protein ligase isoform X1, which produces MTATRRECENLKMKKKARRSRGSQGEECSLCKFSDDDPAMFGEKVTLKQHKLTVHYFCLLTSCGVYQRGSEDEGVFGFLVDDIKQEIRRSARLTCCGCKKKGACVGCCVRSCRKMVHFPCGRKKKFISQFTGLFPSYCPDHSPSQSACVSADLSLPQSCSVCLDVIEPVLSHSVLKCPCCHTSWFHRDCVQRQAHSAGLFFFRCTLCNNKDNFQEEMLRMGIYIPERDASWELEANAYSELLEVYKRCDALTCLCSDGPTHSAKSGWFEVIRCRLCGSRGTHRKCSGLKVDTRDWACSDCTQAADDKASLVERKNRPSKRRLSTKHSSISFKRASSPITSSSPEELLQALAPQLRPLSVQVEVGGFRALAAGLDLVRRPDFDPTCSLSVRFVGEWQTTFPSSLQDSDAARQVFLKLLVQQIQDCVVFEGPDGSKNLALDSQALREDLYFDVGCLLALSLVYGGPAPSFFSRTLYQCLFNFPPNCSLTVSHMTPDKHFTRQVSRIAEAESLGDLKDAVKSSWEYLEMAGCNRPISSLEDRGTLVDDLVNFTLITRMQLPMQRFRKGLQTLGVFDQVQLLPSVFYGMFCEAAAGLSAQTIAEVFTISFSEEQDKLDRETPVVSFWRHFLLQCEAGRSSISLQDLLLFASGAEHLPVVELLLTPPSISFLHPLSSSSSSPEEAESKDGGLFPQSDPSRRHLLLPVTSTYEAFKSSMEQAVSHHLHLLPSKS; this is translated from the exons ATGACAGCGACTCGTCGTGAATGTGAA AatctgaagatgaagaagaaggccAGAAGGTCACGGGGGTCACAGGGAGAGGAAt GTTCTCTGTGCAAATTCAGTGACGATGATCCGGCCATGTTTGGAGAAAAGGTCACACTGAAGCAGCACAAGCTCACCGTGCACTACTTCTGtctg ctgaCTTCCTGTGGAGTGTACCAACGTGGTTCAGAGGACGAAGGAGTTTTCGGTTTCCTGGTCGATGACATCAAACAGGAAATCAGACGTTCAGCTCGACTG ACTTGTTGTGGTTGTAAGAAGAAGGGGGCGTGTGTCGGCTGCTGCGTGCGCAGCTGCAGAAAGATGGTTCACTTCCCCTGTGGCAGGAAGAAGAAGTTCATCTCTCAGTTCACTGGACTTTTCCC gtcGTACTGTCCAGATCACAGTCCCTCTCAGTctgcgtgtgtgagtgcagaCCTCAGTCTTCCCCAgtcctgctctgtgtgtttggacGTCATTGAACCGGTTCTGTCCCACTCTGTCCTCAAATGTCCCTGCTGTCACACCAGCTGGTTCCACCGGGACTGTGTGCAG CGTCAGGCCCACAGCGCaggtctcttcttcttcaggtgcaCTCTGTGCAACAACAAGGACAACTTCCAGGAGGAGATGTTGAGGATGGGAATCTACATCCCAGAGAG AGATGCCTCATGGGAGTTGGAGGCGAACGCATATTCGGAGCTGCTGGAGGTTTACAAACGTTGCGACGCTCTCACCTGCCTCTGCAGCGACGGACCCACACACTCAGCAAAGAGCGG GTGGTTTGAGGTGATTCGCTGTCGACTGTGTGGATCCAGAGGAACTCACCGGAAATGTTCGGGGCTGAAGGTGGACACCAGAGACTGGGCCTGCAGCGACTGCACTCAGGCTGCTGATGACAAAG CCTCGCTCGTGGAAAGAAAGAATCGTCCGTCCAAACGCCGCCTGTCCACCAAGCACTCCTCCATCAGCTTTAAAAG AGCGTCGTCACCCATCACGTCCAGCTCAcctgaggagctgctgcaggCTCTGGCGCCTCAGCTCCGCCCCCTCAGTGTCCAGGTGGAGGTGGGCGGGTTTCGGGCTCTGGCCGCTGGACTGGATCTGGTCCGGAGGCCCGACTTTGATCCCACGTGCTCCCTGTCTGTCAG GTTCGTCGGGGAGTGGCAGACTACGTTTCCCAGCAGCCTCCAGGACAGCGACGCAGCCAGGCAGGTCTTCTTGAAGCTGCTGGTGCAGCAGATCCAGGACTGTGTCGTGTTTGAAGGTCCAGATGGATCCAAAAATCTGGCTCTGGACTCGCAGG CTCTACGTGAGGACCTTTACTTTGACGTCGGCTGTCTGCTGGCGCTCTCTCTGGTTTACGGTGGCCCCGCCCCCAGCTTCTTCTCCCGCACGCTCTACCAGTGTCTGTTCAACTTCCCGCCCAACTGCTCCCTCACTGTCAGTCACATGACGCCCGACAAACACTTCACACGCCAAGTCAGcagg atcGCAGAGGCGGAGTCTCTGGGCGACCTGAAGGACGCCGTCAAATCAAGCTGGGAGTATCTGGAGATGGCCGGCTGCAACCGGCCAATCAGCAGCCTGGAGGACAGAGGGACGCTGGTGGACGACTTAGTCAATTTCACGTTAATCACCAGGATGCAGCTTCCCATGCAGAG GTTTCGTAAAGGTCTGCAGACTTTAGGCGTCTTTGATCAG GTGCAGCTCTTGCCGTCTGTGTTCTACGGCATGTTCTGTGAAGCAGCCGCTGGTCTCAGTGCACAGACCATCGCTGAGGTCTTCACTATCAGCTTCTCTGAGGAGCAGGACAAGCTGGACAGGGAGACGCCCGTCGTCTCCTTCTGGAGACACTTCCTGCTCCAGTGTGAAG ctgGGCGGAGCTCCATTTCCCTACAGgacctcctcctctttgccTCAGGAGCTGAGCACCTGCCAGTTGTCGAactcctcctcactcctccctccatctccttcctccaccccctcagctcctcctcttcctcaccagaggaggcggagtcaaAAGACGGAGGTCTGTTCCCTCAGAGCGACCCCAGTCGCCGTCACCTCCTCCTGCCCGTCACCTCCACCTACGAGGCCTTCAA
- the g2e3 gene encoding G2/M phase-specific E3 ubiquitin-protein ligase isoform X2, with amino-acid sequence MKKKARRSRGSQGEECSLCKFSDDDPAMFGEKVTLKQHKLTVHYFCLLTSCGVYQRGSEDEGVFGFLVDDIKQEIRRSARLTCCGCKKKGACVGCCVRSCRKMVHFPCGRKKKFISQFTGLFPSYCPDHSPSQSACVSADLSLPQSCSVCLDVIEPVLSHSVLKCPCCHTSWFHRDCVQRQAHSAGLFFFRCTLCNNKDNFQEEMLRMGIYIPERDASWELEANAYSELLEVYKRCDALTCLCSDGPTHSAKSGWFEVIRCRLCGSRGTHRKCSGLKVDTRDWACSDCTQAADDKASLVERKNRPSKRRLSTKHSSISFKRASSPITSSSPEELLQALAPQLRPLSVQVEVGGFRALAAGLDLVRRPDFDPTCSLSVRFVGEWQTTFPSSLQDSDAARQVFLKLLVQQIQDCVVFEGPDGSKNLALDSQALREDLYFDVGCLLALSLVYGGPAPSFFSRTLYQCLFNFPPNCSLTVSHMTPDKHFTRQVSRIAEAESLGDLKDAVKSSWEYLEMAGCNRPISSLEDRGTLVDDLVNFTLITRMQLPMQRFRKGLQTLGVFDQVQLLPSVFYGMFCEAAAGLSAQTIAEVFTISFSEEQDKLDRETPVVSFWRHFLLQCEAGRSSISLQDLLLFASGAEHLPVVELLLTPPSISFLHPLSSSSSSPEEAESKDGGLFPQSDPSRRHLLLPVTSTYEAFKSSMEQAVSHHLHLLPSKS; translated from the exons atgaagaagaaggccAGAAGGTCACGGGGGTCACAGGGAGAGGAAt GTTCTCTGTGCAAATTCAGTGACGATGATCCGGCCATGTTTGGAGAAAAGGTCACACTGAAGCAGCACAAGCTCACCGTGCACTACTTCTGtctg ctgaCTTCCTGTGGAGTGTACCAACGTGGTTCAGAGGACGAAGGAGTTTTCGGTTTCCTGGTCGATGACATCAAACAGGAAATCAGACGTTCAGCTCGACTG ACTTGTTGTGGTTGTAAGAAGAAGGGGGCGTGTGTCGGCTGCTGCGTGCGCAGCTGCAGAAAGATGGTTCACTTCCCCTGTGGCAGGAAGAAGAAGTTCATCTCTCAGTTCACTGGACTTTTCCC gtcGTACTGTCCAGATCACAGTCCCTCTCAGTctgcgtgtgtgagtgcagaCCTCAGTCTTCCCCAgtcctgctctgtgtgtttggacGTCATTGAACCGGTTCTGTCCCACTCTGTCCTCAAATGTCCCTGCTGTCACACCAGCTGGTTCCACCGGGACTGTGTGCAG CGTCAGGCCCACAGCGCaggtctcttcttcttcaggtgcaCTCTGTGCAACAACAAGGACAACTTCCAGGAGGAGATGTTGAGGATGGGAATCTACATCCCAGAGAG AGATGCCTCATGGGAGTTGGAGGCGAACGCATATTCGGAGCTGCTGGAGGTTTACAAACGTTGCGACGCTCTCACCTGCCTCTGCAGCGACGGACCCACACACTCAGCAAAGAGCGG GTGGTTTGAGGTGATTCGCTGTCGACTGTGTGGATCCAGAGGAACTCACCGGAAATGTTCGGGGCTGAAGGTGGACACCAGAGACTGGGCCTGCAGCGACTGCACTCAGGCTGCTGATGACAAAG CCTCGCTCGTGGAAAGAAAGAATCGTCCGTCCAAACGCCGCCTGTCCACCAAGCACTCCTCCATCAGCTTTAAAAG AGCGTCGTCACCCATCACGTCCAGCTCAcctgaggagctgctgcaggCTCTGGCGCCTCAGCTCCGCCCCCTCAGTGTCCAGGTGGAGGTGGGCGGGTTTCGGGCTCTGGCCGCTGGACTGGATCTGGTCCGGAGGCCCGACTTTGATCCCACGTGCTCCCTGTCTGTCAG GTTCGTCGGGGAGTGGCAGACTACGTTTCCCAGCAGCCTCCAGGACAGCGACGCAGCCAGGCAGGTCTTCTTGAAGCTGCTGGTGCAGCAGATCCAGGACTGTGTCGTGTTTGAAGGTCCAGATGGATCCAAAAATCTGGCTCTGGACTCGCAGG CTCTACGTGAGGACCTTTACTTTGACGTCGGCTGTCTGCTGGCGCTCTCTCTGGTTTACGGTGGCCCCGCCCCCAGCTTCTTCTCCCGCACGCTCTACCAGTGTCTGTTCAACTTCCCGCCCAACTGCTCCCTCACTGTCAGTCACATGACGCCCGACAAACACTTCACACGCCAAGTCAGcagg atcGCAGAGGCGGAGTCTCTGGGCGACCTGAAGGACGCCGTCAAATCAAGCTGGGAGTATCTGGAGATGGCCGGCTGCAACCGGCCAATCAGCAGCCTGGAGGACAGAGGGACGCTGGTGGACGACTTAGTCAATTTCACGTTAATCACCAGGATGCAGCTTCCCATGCAGAG GTTTCGTAAAGGTCTGCAGACTTTAGGCGTCTTTGATCAG GTGCAGCTCTTGCCGTCTGTGTTCTACGGCATGTTCTGTGAAGCAGCCGCTGGTCTCAGTGCACAGACCATCGCTGAGGTCTTCACTATCAGCTTCTCTGAGGAGCAGGACAAGCTGGACAGGGAGACGCCCGTCGTCTCCTTCTGGAGACACTTCCTGCTCCAGTGTGAAG ctgGGCGGAGCTCCATTTCCCTACAGgacctcctcctctttgccTCAGGAGCTGAGCACCTGCCAGTTGTCGAactcctcctcactcctccctccatctccttcctccaccccctcagctcctcctcttcctcaccagaggaggcggagtcaaAAGACGGAGGTCTGTTCCCTCAGAGCGACCCCAGTCGCCGTCACCTCCTCCTGCCCGTCACCTCCACCTACGAGGCCTTCAA
- the LOC131444408 gene encoding nuclear factor 7, brain-like — protein sequence MIQIIYSSAALIFYTILQPALSPFHCFPATCDKMASRSEEDLCCPVCQEVFRDPVLLSCSHSFCKDCVKTWWRDRPTLDCPVCQRRSSKELPPCNLALKNLCETFLQEQGQRSSEVLCSQHSEKLRLFCLDHQQPVCLVCRDSEKHIGHKFRPIDEAAQEHKKQLQETLETFKKNLESLEEVQVEFDQTAEHIKVQARLTETRMKEQFKKLHQFLQEEEETRMAALREEEQQKSHMMKEKMEALSREIKALSDTVRATEDQLRAEDVSFLLNYREQQRPLLEPPQLHSGALIDEAKHLGNLAFNIWNKMKDVVSYSPVVLDPNTAHPLVILSEDLTSVRLGDRQKVPDNPERFDHFCSVLSSEGLNSGTHSWDVQVGDNKRWAVGVLESVQRKGKDVLSGLWGIMFSKDKYYERSPGKYSVLQLKKKIQKIRVSLDWDRRRLSFSDPDTHTLILTHKHTHTFTHTMFPYINIGDFLPVKVCVTEEVVCTFTPPHYLQKLCAFITFRK from the exons ATGATTCAAATAATATACAGCTCTGCTGCTTTGATATTCTACACTATTCTACAACCAGCTTTAAGTCCATTTCACTGTTTTCCAGCCACCTGCG ACAAAATGGCCTCCAGATCAGAGGAGGATCTCTGCTGTCCCGTCTGTCAGGAGGTCTTCAGAgatcctgtccttctgtcctgtAGCCACAGCTTCTGTAAAGACTGTGTGAAGACATGGTGGAGAGACAGACCAACACTAGACTGTCCTGTTTGTCAGAGAAGGTCTTCAAAGGAACTACCACCGTGTAACCTGGCTTTAAAGAACTTGTGTGAGACCTTCTTACAGGAGCAAGGTCAGAGGTCTTCAGAGGTTCTCTGCAGTCAGCACTCTGAGAAACTCAGACTCTTCTGTCTGGACCATCAGCAGCCAGTGTGTCTCGTCTGCAGAGactcagaaaaacacatcggCCACAAGTTCAGACCCATCGATGAAGCTGCACAAGAACACAAGAAGCAACTTCAGGAAACTCTGGAGACCTTCAAGAAGAACTTAGAGAGTCTGGAAGAAGTTCAGGTGGAGTTtgatcaaacagcagaacacatTAAAGTCCAGGCCCGACTCACAGAGACACGGATGAAGGAGCAGTTTAAGAAGCTTCATCAGTTTCtacaagaggaagaggagaccaGGATGGCTGcactgagggaggaagagcagcagaagagtcacatgatgaaggagaagatggaggCTCTGAGCAGAGAGATAAAAGCTCTATCAGATACAGTCCGAGCCACAGAGGACCAGCTGAGAGCTGAAGACGTCTCCTTCCTGCTCAACTACAGAGagcagcagcgccccctgctggagccTCCACAGCTGCACTCAGGAGCTCTGATAGACGAGGCCAAACACTTGGGCAACCTGGCCTTCAACATCTGGAACAAGATGAAGGACGTGGTCTCCTACAGTCCTGTGGTTCTGGACCCAAACACTGCTCATCCACTCGTCATCCTGTCTGAAGATCTGACCAGTGTGAGACtaggagacagacagaaggtTCCTGATAATCCAGAGAGGTTTGATCATTTCTGCAGTGTCCTGAGCTCTGAGGGTTTGAACTCAGGAACTCACAGCTGGGACGTCCAGGTTGGAGACAATAAACGTTGGGCAGTGGGAGTTTTAGAGTCTGTccagaggaaaggaaaagacGTACTGTCTGGATTATGGGGGATAATGTTCTCTAAAGATAAATACTACGAACGGTCACCAGGTAAATACTCTGTCCtccagctgaagaagaagatccAGAAGATCAGAGTGAGTCTGGACTGGGACAGAAGACGACTGTCCTTCTCTGATCCTGatactcacacactcatactcacacacaaacacacacacactttcacacacaccatGTTTCCATACATTAACATTGGTGATTTTCTCCCAGTGAAGGTTTGTGTGACAGAGGAAgttgtgtgtacttttactccaccacATTACCTACAGAAGCTGTGTGCTTTTATTACCTTTCGTAAATAA